In a genomic window of Xylophilus rhododendri:
- the mnmD gene encoding tRNA (5-methylaminomethyl-2-thiouridine)(34)-methyltransferase MnmD — translation MAEPVEWRADGTPFSTPYSPRFQDRYRSELGGLDQARDVFLAGCGLPAAWQGTARWCILETGFGLGLNFLTAWQAWREDPRRPAMLHYVATEAYPADASDVRRNAQAHPHLQPLADELADGWWGLEPGTHRIALDGGRVQLTLLIGDSTQALRGLGRFADSVFLDGFSPDRNPEMWSGDAMRAVARCCRRDARLATWTVARLVRDGLASAGFQVAKVEGVAPKRHNLQARLVHLPARHVDEAAVTIGDCTVIGAGLAGAAVARAMALRGWRVRVLEAGPGPASGASGVPAGLFAPHVSADDAVLSRLSRAGVRALVTTARGLLQRGVDWDLSGVSQQREGAEALWHEKAGWLRPARLVRALLDTPGITVEYGRTALPSDREFDGPVILAAGSGSLALLPAGFPLQPVAGQISFGPAGALAQAPAAPLTPMNGHGHFMPLLPLATGTAWLAGASFERDVAAVEIPDEERLRHRMANRQRLAELAPALAPWLPAAFAQAGDWRGVRATSPDRLPIVGPWPVNDFAPIWLCTALGARGITLGLLCAELLVAQLHKDPLPVAPKLAESLQTGRIARRLLVVSR, via the coding sequence GTGGCGGAACCCGTCGAATGGCGGGCCGACGGCACCCCATTCAGCACCCCGTACAGTCCGCGTTTCCAGGACCGTTACCGCAGCGAACTCGGCGGGCTCGACCAGGCCCGTGACGTCTTCCTGGCCGGCTGCGGCCTGCCCGCAGCCTGGCAAGGCACGGCACGCTGGTGCATCCTGGAAACCGGCTTCGGCCTGGGGCTCAATTTCCTGACGGCCTGGCAGGCCTGGCGCGAGGATCCGCGCCGGCCGGCCATGCTGCATTACGTAGCGACCGAGGCCTATCCGGCCGATGCTTCGGACGTGCGGCGCAATGCCCAGGCACATCCCCACCTGCAGCCCCTGGCCGACGAACTGGCCGATGGCTGGTGGGGCCTGGAACCCGGCACCCACCGCATCGCGCTGGATGGCGGACGGGTGCAACTCACCCTGCTGATCGGCGACAGCACCCAGGCCCTGCGCGGCCTGGGCCGCTTCGCCGACAGCGTCTTCCTCGACGGCTTCAGCCCCGACCGCAACCCGGAGATGTGGAGCGGCGATGCGATGCGAGCCGTGGCCCGCTGCTGCCGGCGCGATGCCCGGCTGGCGACCTGGACCGTGGCGCGCCTGGTGCGCGACGGGCTGGCCTCGGCCGGCTTCCAGGTCGCCAAGGTCGAGGGCGTGGCGCCCAAGCGGCACAACCTGCAGGCACGGCTGGTGCATCTGCCGGCGCGGCATGTCGACGAGGCAGCCGTGACGATCGGCGATTGCACGGTGATCGGCGCCGGGCTGGCCGGCGCCGCCGTCGCACGCGCCATGGCGCTGCGCGGATGGCGGGTGCGGGTGCTGGAAGCCGGCCCGGGCCCGGCATCGGGCGCCTCGGGCGTGCCGGCGGGCCTGTTCGCTCCCCATGTCTCGGCCGACGACGCGGTGCTGTCGCGCCTGAGCCGGGCCGGCGTGCGTGCGCTCGTCACCACGGCCCGGGGCCTGCTGCAGCGCGGCGTGGACTGGGACCTGTCCGGCGTTTCGCAACAACGCGAAGGCGCCGAAGCGCTCTGGCACGAAAAAGCCGGGTGGCTGCGCCCGGCCCGGCTGGTGCGGGCCTTGCTGGACACGCCGGGCATCACGGTGGAATACGGCCGCACGGCCTTGCCATCCGACCGTGAGTTCGACGGGCCGGTGATCCTGGCAGCGGGCTCGGGCAGCCTCGCGCTGCTGCCGGCGGGATTTCCGCTTCAACCGGTTGCAGGACAGATCTCCTTCGGACCGGCAGGCGCCCTGGCGCAGGCACCTGCTGCCCCACTCACCCCCATGAACGGGCACGGCCATTTCATGCCTTTGCTTCCACTGGCGACTGGCACGGCTTGGCTGGCCGGCGCCAGCTTCGAGCGCGATGTGGCGGCCGTCGAAATCCCCGATGAAGAGCGGCTGCGCCACCGCATGGCGAACCGCCAGCGCCTGGCCGAACTGGCCCCCGCGCTGGCGCCCTGGCTGCCCGCCGCTTTCGCGCAGGCCGGAGACTGGCGCGGCGTCCGCGCCACCTCGCCCGACCGGCTGCCCATCGTCGGCCCCTGGCCGGTGAACGATTTCGCGCCCATCTGGCTGTGCACCGCCCTCGGCGCCCGCGGCATCACGCTGGGGCTGCTCTGCGCTGAATTGCTGGTGGCACAGCTGCACAAAGACCCCTTGCCAGTCGCGCCCAAGCTGGCCGAATCGTTGCAAACCGGCCGAATCGCGCGCCGTCTACTGGTAGTTTCCCGATAG
- a CDS encoding nitrite/sulfite reductase produces the protein MYQYTAFDRQFVRQRAAQFRDQLERHQSGALSEDEFKPLRLQNGWYVQRYAPMLRVAVPYGEISSTQLRVLARIAREYDEPEAAVFQCAMEGQGALGTTFLPKNCGHFTTRQNVQFNWIPLAKGADVMDLLATVDMHGIQTSGNCIRNITTDERAGVADDEIVDPRPIAEIMRQWSTLHPEFAFLPRKFKIAITGASEDRAATAWHDVGLHMQRDAAGEAGFRVTVGGGMGRTPIVGTVLREFLPWQQILNYLEAVVRVYNRYGRRDNIYKARIKILVKAEGQRYIDDVEAEYRQIVEKDGAPHTITQAEFDRVAASFVPPALAADAADDGSWQKAAAEEPAFARWLQRNVAGHKNPALRAVTLSFKRPGQSPGDATGDQLDIAASLADDFSAGEARVTHDQNLLLPWVPASRLFALWQAARAAGFASTNVHLLTDMIACPGGDFCDLANARSLPIAEAITERYQDLDELDDIGEIDLHISGCINSCGHHHSGHIGILGVDKDGKEWYQVTLGGSDGSALSGNAQAGKIVGPSFTGAEVPDVIEAVLGTYRDTRNAGETFIDTLRRVGHDPFKAAANAARAPKAEEAVA, from the coding sequence ATGTACCAATACACAGCATTCGATCGCCAATTCGTCCGCCAGCGCGCCGCGCAGTTCCGTGACCAGCTGGAGCGCCACCAGTCCGGCGCCCTGAGCGAAGACGAATTCAAGCCCCTGCGCCTGCAGAACGGCTGGTACGTGCAGCGCTACGCACCGATGCTGCGAGTGGCCGTGCCCTACGGCGAGATCTCCAGCACCCAGCTGCGTGTGCTGGCCCGCATCGCCCGCGAGTACGACGAGCCCGAGGCCGCCGTCTTCCAGTGCGCCATGGAAGGCCAGGGCGCACTCGGCACCACCTTCCTGCCCAAGAACTGCGGCCACTTCACCACCCGGCAGAACGTGCAGTTCAACTGGATCCCCCTGGCGAAGGGCGCCGACGTGATGGACCTGCTGGCCACGGTGGACATGCACGGCATCCAGACCAGCGGCAACTGCATCCGCAACATCACCACCGACGAGCGCGCGGGCGTGGCCGACGACGAGATCGTCGACCCGCGCCCCATCGCCGAAATCATGCGGCAGTGGAGCACGCTGCACCCCGAGTTCGCCTTCCTGCCGCGCAAGTTCAAGATCGCCATCACCGGCGCATCGGAAGACCGCGCCGCCACCGCCTGGCACGACGTGGGCCTGCACATGCAGCGCGACGCGGCCGGCGAAGCCGGTTTCCGTGTCACCGTCGGCGGCGGCATGGGCCGCACCCCCATCGTCGGCACGGTGCTGCGCGAGTTCCTGCCCTGGCAGCAGATCCTGAACTACCTCGAGGCCGTGGTGCGGGTCTACAACCGCTACGGCCGGCGCGACAACATCTACAAGGCGCGCATCAAGATCCTGGTGAAGGCCGAAGGCCAGCGCTACATCGACGACGTCGAGGCCGAATACCGCCAGATCGTCGAGAAGGACGGCGCGCCCCACACCATCACCCAGGCCGAGTTCGACCGCGTGGCCGCCTCCTTCGTGCCGCCCGCGCTCGCAGCCGACGCGGCGGACGACGGCAGCTGGCAGAAGGCCGCCGCCGAAGAGCCCGCCTTCGCCCGCTGGCTGCAGCGCAACGTGGCCGGCCACAAGAACCCGGCGCTGCGTGCGGTGACCCTGTCCTTCAAGCGCCCCGGCCAGTCGCCCGGCGACGCCACCGGCGACCAGCTCGACATCGCTGCAAGCCTGGCCGACGACTTCTCGGCCGGCGAGGCGCGTGTCACCCACGACCAGAACCTGCTGTTGCCCTGGGTGCCCGCCTCCAGGCTCTTCGCCCTCTGGCAGGCCGCCCGCGCGGCCGGCTTCGCCAGCACCAATGTGCACCTGCTGACCGACATGATCGCCTGCCCCGGCGGCGACTTCTGCGATCTGGCCAACGCCCGTTCGCTGCCCATCGCCGAGGCCATCACCGAGCGCTACCAGGACCTGGACGAACTCGACGACATCGGCGAGATCGACCTGCACATCAGCGGCTGCATCAACTCCTGCGGCCACCACCACAGCGGCCATATCGGCATCCTCGGCGTCGACAAGGACGGCAAGGAGTGGTACCAGGTCACGCTCGGCGGCTCCGACGGCTCGGCGCTCTCGGGCAATGCCCAGGCCGGCAAGATCGTCGGCCCCTCCTTCACCGGCGCGGAAGTGCCCGACGTGATCGAGGCCGTGCTCGGCACCTACCGCGACACCCGCAACGCCGGCGAGACCTTCATCGACACCCTGCGCCGCGTCGGCCACGACCCCTTCAAGGCCGCGGCCAACGCCGCCCGCGCGCCCAAGGCCGAAGAAGCCGTTGCCTGA
- a CDS encoding TRAP transporter large permease, which yields MQMENFAPFMFLGLVLIMLIGFPVAFSLAALGLGSGFLAIEMGWFPASFMANLPINMFGILSNELLLAIPFFTFMGAILEKCGLAEDMLDSMGQLFGPVKGGLGYSVIIVGFILGAITGTVAGQVIAMALISLPVMIRYGYNMRYATGVLAASGTITQLVPPSLVLIVMADQLGRSVGDMYKGAWGPSILQVLLFAAYTFMLGVFKPHHIPGVPKSERTLHGWALWGKCLRGIIPSAVLIFAVLGSMGGLPGIDTAIATPTEAGAMGVVGALLLAALHKRLTPSLVWDAMVGTMRLTAMVVFILIGARTFSMVFQGVDGAKWVEHMLSGLPGGQVGFLIAVNIFIFFLAFFLDFFEIAFIILPMLGPVAAKLGIDLVWFGVLLCVNMQTSFMHPPFGFALFYLRGISDTLFKEKRIDKPIKSSDIYLGSIPWVLLQLLLVAIVIFVPQTVTVFLDKEEVIDLDKVKIEAPVSDQPDASSESEEEQQKRIEEMFKQNGAAAPAAPASPEPAK from the coding sequence ATGCAGATGGAAAACTTCGCGCCCTTCATGTTCCTGGGCCTGGTGCTGATCATGCTGATCGGCTTTCCCGTCGCCTTCTCGCTGGCCGCGCTGGGCCTGGGCTCGGGCTTCCTGGCCATCGAGATGGGCTGGTTCCCGGCCAGCTTCATGGCCAACCTGCCGATCAATATGTTCGGCATCCTCAGCAACGAGCTGCTGCTGGCCATCCCCTTCTTCACCTTCATGGGCGCCATCCTGGAGAAGTGCGGCCTGGCCGAGGACATGCTCGACTCCATGGGCCAGCTTTTCGGGCCGGTCAAGGGCGGGCTGGGCTACTCGGTGATCATCGTGGGCTTCATCCTCGGCGCCATCACCGGCACGGTGGCGGGCCAGGTGATCGCGATGGCGCTGATCTCGCTGCCGGTGATGATCCGCTACGGCTACAACATGCGCTACGCCACCGGCGTGCTGGCGGCCTCGGGCACCATCACGCAGCTGGTGCCGCCCTCGCTGGTGCTGATCGTGATGGCCGACCAGCTCGGCCGCTCGGTGGGCGACATGTACAAGGGCGCCTGGGGGCCGTCCATCCTGCAGGTGCTGCTGTTCGCGGCCTATACCTTCATGCTGGGCGTGTTCAAGCCGCACCACATCCCGGGCGTGCCCAAGTCGGAACGCACGCTGCACGGCTGGGCGCTGTGGGGCAAATGCCTGCGCGGCATCATCCCGTCTGCCGTGCTGATCTTCGCGGTGCTGGGCTCCATGGGCGGGCTGCCGGGCATCGATACCGCCATCGCCACGCCGACCGAGGCCGGCGCCATGGGTGTGGTCGGCGCCCTGCTGCTGGCAGCCCTGCACAAGCGGCTCACGCCTTCGCTGGTGTGGGATGCGATGGTGGGCACCATGCGGCTGACGGCCATGGTGGTGTTCATCCTGATCGGGGCGCGCACCTTCTCGATGGTGTTCCAGGGCGTGGACGGCGCCAAGTGGGTGGAGCACATGCTCTCCGGCCTGCCGGGCGGCCAGGTGGGCTTCCTGATCGCGGTCAACATCTTCATCTTCTTCCTGGCCTTCTTCCTCGACTTCTTCGAGATCGCCTTCATCATCCTGCCGATGCTGGGACCGGTGGCCGCCAAGCTCGGCATCGACCTGGTGTGGTTCGGCGTGCTGCTGTGCGTGAACATGCAGACCAGCTTCATGCACCCGCCCTTCGGCTTCGCCCTCTTCTACCTGCGCGGCATCTCGGACACGCTGTTCAAGGAAAAGCGCATCGACAAGCCGATCAAGTCCAGCGACATCTACCTGGGCTCCATCCCCTGGGTGCTGCTGCAGTTGCTGCTGGTGGCGATCGTGATCTTCGTGCCGCAGACGGTGACGGTGTTCCTCGACAAGGAAGAAGTCATCGACCTGGACAAGGTGAAGATCGAGGCGCCCGTCAGCGACCAGCCCGACGCCAGCAGCGAGTCGGAAGAAGAGCAGCAGAAGCGCATCGAAGAGATGTTCAAGCAGAACGGCGCCGCCGCCCCGGCCGCACCCGCCAGCCCGGAGCCGGCCAAATGA
- a CDS encoding sulfate ABC transporter substrate-binding protein → MQARRDFIKIPLAAALASAIGLPATQAFAQAPAAVTLLNVSYDPTRELYVDYNAAFAKYWKGKTGQDVSVKQSHGGSGKQARSIIDGIEADVATLALGGDIDALATHGGLVKADWQKRLPHNSAPYTSTIVFLVKKGNPKGIKDWDDLIKPGVAVITPNPKTSGGARWNYLAGWEYGRRKFGGDKGAADYIAKLFKNVPVLDTGARGATITFVQRGVGDVLLAWENEAFLALKEFGPEKFQIVVPSVSILAEPSVAVVDKVVDKRGTRAVAEEYLKYLYSDEGQDIAGRNFYRPTGTAAKAKYDKQFPKLDLVTVDGAFGGWTKADKEHFADGGSFDKLYQPGR, encoded by the coding sequence ATGCAAGCGCGCCGCGACTTTATCAAGATTCCCTTGGCCGCCGCCCTGGCGAGCGCGATTGGCCTGCCCGCCACCCAGGCCTTCGCCCAGGCCCCCGCCGCCGTCACCCTGCTCAATGTCTCCTACGATCCGACGCGCGAACTCTATGTGGACTACAACGCCGCCTTCGCCAAGTACTGGAAGGGCAAGACCGGCCAGGACGTGAGCGTCAAGCAGTCGCACGGCGGCTCGGGCAAGCAGGCGCGCTCCATCATCGACGGCATCGAGGCCGATGTGGCCACCCTGGCACTCGGCGGCGACATCGACGCGCTGGCCACCCACGGCGGCCTGGTCAAGGCCGACTGGCAAAAGCGCCTGCCGCACAACTCGGCGCCCTACACCTCGACCATCGTGTTCCTGGTCAAGAAGGGCAATCCCAAGGGCATCAAGGACTGGGACGACCTGATCAAGCCCGGCGTGGCCGTGATCACGCCCAACCCCAAGACCTCCGGCGGCGCGCGCTGGAACTACCTGGCCGGCTGGGAATACGGCCGCCGCAAGTTCGGCGGCGACAAGGGTGCGGCCGACTACATCGCCAAGCTGTTCAAGAACGTGCCGGTGCTCGACACCGGTGCGCGCGGCGCCACCATCACCTTCGTGCAGCGCGGCGTCGGCGATGTGCTGCTGGCCTGGGAAAACGAGGCCTTCCTGGCGCTGAAGGAGTTCGGTCCGGAGAAGTTCCAGATCGTCGTGCCTTCGGTCTCCATCCTTGCCGAGCCCTCGGTGGCGGTGGTCGACAAGGTGGTGGACAAACGCGGCACCCGCGCCGTCGCCGAGGAATACCTCAAGTACCTGTATTCGGACGAAGGCCAGGACATCGCCGGCCGCAACTTCTACCGCCCGACAGGCACCGCGGCCAAGGCCAAGTACGACAAGCAGTTCCCGAAGCTGGATCTCGTGACCGTGGACGGCGCCTTCGGCGGCTGGACCAAGGCCGACAAGGAGCATTTCGCCGACGGCGGCTCCTTCGACAAGCTCTATCAGCCCGGCCGCTGA
- a CDS encoding phosphoadenylyl-sulfate reductase — MSDALLALQRGRPSADFDAKVAHSIAVLQEAARQYSPLTQASSLGAEDMVVTDLIQRSGIDSAVFVLDTGKLHEETVALIGRLQAHYGREVEVYRPDAATAEAFVAANGEDAMYKSIALRKQCCDIRKMVPLEAALAGKRAWITGLRREQSQARAEVHDIEAPASDKPDARAKANPLAAWTWGDVWHYITTNGVPYNPLHDQFFPSIGCAPCTRAVTLGEDFRSGRWWWENESAKECGLHVAEGHDGAPSGTSQDDPTSADVSPDVSPLNFFPTRSSSPQKETAA; from the coding sequence ATGTCCGATGCCCTGCTGGCCCTGCAACGCGGCCGCCCCTCTGCCGATTTCGACGCCAAGGTCGCGCACTCCATCGCCGTGCTGCAGGAGGCCGCGCGCCAGTACAGCCCGCTGACGCAGGCCTCCAGCCTGGGCGCGGAGGACATGGTCGTCACCGACCTGATCCAGCGCAGCGGCATCGACTCGGCCGTCTTCGTGCTCGACACCGGCAAGCTGCACGAGGAAACCGTGGCGCTGATCGGCCGGCTGCAGGCCCACTACGGCCGCGAGGTCGAGGTCTACCGGCCCGACGCGGCCACGGCAGAGGCCTTCGTCGCCGCCAACGGCGAGGACGCCATGTACAAGAGCATCGCCCTGCGCAAGCAGTGCTGCGACATCCGCAAGATGGTGCCCCTGGAAGCCGCCCTGGCCGGCAAGCGCGCCTGGATCACCGGCCTGCGCCGCGAGCAGTCGCAGGCGCGCGCCGAGGTGCACGACATCGAGGCGCCGGCCTCCGACAAACCCGATGCCCGCGCCAAGGCCAACCCCCTGGCCGCCTGGACCTGGGGCGACGTCTGGCACTACATCACCACGAATGGCGTGCCCTACAACCCGCTGCACGACCAGTTCTTCCCCAGCATTGGCTGCGCGCCCTGCACCCGCGCCGTGACGTTGGGCGAGGACTTCCGCTCCGGCCGCTGGTGGTGGGAGAACGAAAGCGCCAAGGAATGCGGCCTGCACGTGGCCGAAGGCCATGACGGCGCGCCCTCAGGCACCAGCCAGGACGACCCCACCTCGGCCGATGTCTCGCCCGACGTCTCGCCCCTGAACTTTTTCCCGACCCGCAGCAGCAGCCCGCAGAAAGAAACCGCCGCATGA
- a CDS encoding DUF934 domain-containing protein — MTTPQLRILSAEEAVDDLPAVLALPNDEDPLTLAERLKDIQRIELVFPKFTDGRAYSQAFLLRRRMGFTGDIRATGDVLIDQLVQMSRMGFSSAVLKPGVDASAANRQFERFAAFYQGDVVHQQPHFAAAETA, encoded by the coding sequence ATGACCACCCCCCAACTGCGCATCCTGTCCGCCGAAGAAGCCGTGGACGACCTGCCGGCCGTGCTGGCCCTGCCCAACGACGAAGACCCGCTCACCCTGGCCGAGCGCCTGAAGGACATCCAGCGCATCGAGCTGGTGTTCCCCAAGTTCACCGACGGCCGGGCCTACAGCCAGGCCTTCCTGCTGCGCCGCCGGATGGGCTTCACCGGCGACATCCGCGCCACCGGCGACGTGCTGATCGACCAGCTGGTGCAGATGTCGCGCATGGGTTTTTCCAGCGCGGTGTTGAAGCCCGGCGTGGACGCCTCGGCCGCCAACCGCCAGTTCGAACGTTTCGCCGCCTTCTACCAGGGCGACGTGGTGCACCAGCAGCCGCATTTCGCAGCGGCTGAGACGGCCTGA
- a CDS encoding methyl-accepting chemotaxis protein produces MQFLQNIKIGTRLALAFGILILMLTLLGLTGIYQVRETNDYASDLGQSWLPRVRKLADISNELGADRRTVLRHIIERSPDAKKEAEALIAKRHQQVLPKMLKEYEAMITSQKERETFAVFTTQLDRYHKLADDTLALSRVGESGFDATNQQDKDIAAPAFRELTKALAKSFDYAGDTGAQVAAASSANYSQTVYVSIAAILAAVALGAIGAIAVTRSIVRPLAEGVKLAEAVAEGDLRSRIAVQGSDELADLLRALQNMNQRLVDMVGSVRLSSDNIATGSTEIAMGNSDLSQRTERQASNLEETAASMEELSATVKNNAGLAQEANRLATAATSAAEQGGQVVGQVVSTMQEISASSRKISDIIGVIDGIAFQTNILALNAAVEAARAGEQGRGFAVVASEVRSLAQRSANAAKEIKGLIGASVEKVESGTQLVDEAGRNMEGIVGQVRQVRNLIGEIASASSEQSCGIEQVGIAVTQMDQATQQNAALVEESAAAAASLQAQAEQLAELVSVFKLSDSGLRASRPAHRASGTPASGLLLA; encoded by the coding sequence ATGCAATTTCTTCAAAACATCAAGATCGGCACCCGCCTGGCGCTGGCTTTCGGCATCCTCATCCTGATGCTCACCCTGCTCGGCCTGACGGGCATCTACCAGGTCCGTGAAACCAACGACTACGCCAGCGATCTCGGCCAGAGCTGGCTGCCGCGCGTGCGCAAGCTGGCCGACATCTCCAACGAACTCGGCGCCGACCGCCGCACCGTGCTGCGCCACATCATCGAGCGCTCGCCCGATGCCAAGAAGGAAGCCGAAGCCCTGATCGCCAAGCGCCACCAGCAGGTGCTGCCGAAGATGCTCAAGGAGTACGAAGCCATGATCACCAGCCAGAAGGAGCGCGAGACCTTCGCCGTGTTCACCACGCAGCTCGACCGCTACCACAAGCTGGCCGACGACACCCTGGCCCTGTCCCGCGTCGGCGAGAGCGGCTTCGATGCCACCAACCAGCAGGACAAGGACATCGCCGCCCCGGCCTTCCGCGAGCTCACCAAGGCGCTGGCCAAGAGCTTCGACTATGCAGGCGACACCGGCGCGCAGGTGGCGGCCGCGTCCAGCGCCAATTATTCGCAGACCGTGTATGTCTCCATAGCCGCCATCCTCGCCGCCGTGGCGCTGGGTGCGATCGGTGCGATCGCCGTCACGCGCTCCATCGTCCGTCCGCTGGCCGAAGGCGTGAAGCTTGCCGAGGCCGTGGCCGAAGGCGACCTGCGCTCGAGGATCGCGGTGCAAGGCAGCGACGAACTCGCCGACCTGCTGCGCGCGCTGCAGAATATGAACCAGCGCCTGGTCGACATGGTGGGCAGCGTGCGCCTTTCCAGCGACAACATCGCCACCGGCTCCACCGAGATCGCCATGGGCAACTCCGACCTGAGCCAGCGCACCGAGCGCCAGGCCAGCAACCTGGAGGAAACCGCCGCCTCGATGGAAGAGCTGAGCGCCACCGTCAAGAACAACGCCGGCCTGGCCCAGGAAGCCAACCGCCTGGCCACCGCCGCCACCAGCGCCGCCGAACAGGGCGGGCAGGTCGTCGGCCAGGTGGTCAGCACCATGCAGGAGATCTCGGCCTCCTCGCGCAAGATTTCCGACATCATCGGCGTGATCGACGGCATCGCCTTCCAGACCAACATCCTGGCGCTCAACGCCGCCGTGGAAGCCGCTCGCGCCGGCGAGCAGGGCCGGGGCTTCGCCGTCGTGGCCAGCGAGGTGCGCAGCCTGGCGCAGCGCTCGGCCAATGCCGCCAAGGAAATCAAGGGCCTGATCGGCGCCAGCGTCGAGAAAGTGGAGAGCGGCACCCAGCTGGTGGACGAGGCCGGCCGCAACATGGAAGGCATCGTCGGCCAGGTACGCCAGGTGCGTAATCTGATCGGTGAGATCGCCAGCGCGTCCTCCGAGCAGAGCTGCGGCATCGAACAGGTCGGCATCGCCGTGACGCAGATGGACCAGGCCACGCAGCAGAACGCCGCCTTGGTGGAAGAAAGCGCCGCCGCCGCGGCCAGCCTGCAGGCCCAGGCCGAGCAACTGGCGGAACTGGTGTCGGTGTTCAAGCTCTCCGACAGCGGCCTGCGGGCCAGCCGTCCCGCCCACCGGGCGAGCGGCACGCCGGCATCGGGGCTTCTCCTGGCCTGA
- the cysD gene encoding sulfate adenylyltransferase subunit CysD: MNARTEPQLLGAAHLADSHLDALEEEAIFILREVAAVFERPTLLFSGGKDSLVLLKLAEKAFGAGRIPYPLLMIDTGHNFHEVTDFRDSRAAELKAELIVRSVEDSMARGTVRLAHEGESRNVHQSVTLLEAIEEFGFDALIGGARRDEEKARAKERIFSHRDSFGQWQPKAQRPELWNLFNTRLQPGEHFRVFPISNWTELDVWQYIARENIALPSLYYTHEREVVERKGLLVPVTPLTLPREGETPVVRSVRFRTVGDITCTCPVASDAANAEDVVIETLSAEVSERGSTRMDDKTSEASMEKRKKDGYF; encoded by the coding sequence ATGAACGCCCGCACGGAACCCCAGCTCCTCGGCGCTGCCCACCTGGCCGACAGCCACCTCGACGCGCTCGAGGAAGAAGCCATCTTCATCCTGCGCGAGGTCGCCGCCGTCTTCGAACGCCCCACGCTGCTGTTCTCCGGCGGCAAGGATTCGCTGGTGCTGCTCAAGCTCGCCGAGAAGGCTTTCGGCGCGGGCCGCATCCCTTATCCCCTGCTGATGATCGACACCGGCCACAACTTCCATGAAGTGACCGATTTCCGCGACAGCCGGGCCGCCGAACTCAAGGCCGAACTCATCGTGCGCAGCGTGGAAGACTCCATGGCCCGCGGCACCGTGCGCCTGGCCCACGAAGGCGAGTCGCGCAACGTGCACCAGTCGGTCACCCTGCTCGAAGCCATCGAGGAATTCGGCTTCGACGCCCTGATCGGTGGCGCCCGCCGCGACGAGGAAAAGGCGCGCGCCAAGGAACGCATCTTTTCGCACCGCGACAGCTTCGGCCAGTGGCAGCCCAAGGCCCAGCGCCCCGAGCTGTGGAACCTGTTCAACACCCGGCTGCAGCCCGGCGAACACTTCCGCGTGTTCCCGATCAGCAACTGGACCGAACTGGACGTCTGGCAATACATCGCCCGCGAGAACATCGCCCTGCCCTCGCTCTACTACACGCATGAGCGCGAAGTGGTGGAGCGCAAGGGCCTGCTGGTGCCGGTCACGCCGCTGACGCTGCCGCGCGAGGGCGAGACGCCGGTCGTGCGCAGCGTGCGTTTCCGCACCGTCGGCGACATCACCTGCACCTGCCCGGTGGCCAGCGATGCGGCGAATGCCGAGGACGTGGTGATCGAAACGCTGTCCGCCGAGGTCAGCGAACGCGGCTCCACCCGCATGGACGACAAGACATCCGAGGCTTCCATGGAGAAGCGCAAGAAAGACGGGTATTTCTGA
- a CDS encoding TRAP transporter small permease subunit, translated as MSALLFLARLIDRISSLLGKLAAWTVLAAALISAGNAFVRYGFDISSNGWLEIQWYLFAATVMLGAPIVLNLNEHVRVDILYGRLKPRGQVMVDIFGIVVFLLPVMGMLAWLSWPLFLKMYLTHEMSGNAGGLIRWPAMLLLPVGFAMMFIQGLAELVKRIAYLSGHLQMSFQYEKPLQ; from the coding sequence ATGTCTGCCTTGCTATTCCTGGCACGCCTGATCGACAGAATCTCCTCCCTCCTCGGCAAGCTGGCCGCCTGGACGGTCCTGGCCGCGGCGCTGATATCGGCGGGCAACGCCTTCGTGCGCTACGGCTTCGACATCAGCTCCAACGGCTGGCTCGAAATCCAGTGGTACCTGTTCGCCGCCACCGTGATGCTGGGCGCCCCCATCGTGCTCAACCTCAACGAGCATGTGCGGGTCGACATCCTCTACGGCAGGCTCAAGCCCAGGGGGCAGGTGATGGTCGACATCTTCGGCATCGTCGTCTTCCTGCTGCCGGTGATGGGCATGCTCGCCTGGCTCAGCTGGCCGCTCTTTTTGAAGATGTACCTCACGCACGAGATGTCGGGCAACGCCGGCGGCCTGATCCGCTGGCCCGCCATGCTGCTGCTGCCGGTCGGCTTCGCCATGATGTTCATCCAGGGGCTGGCCGAATTGGTCAAACGCATCGCCTACCTCAGCGGCCATCTGCAGATGAGTTTCCAGTACGAGAAACCGCTGCAATAA